In a single window of the Saccharothrix australiensis genome:
- the serB gene encoding phosphoserine phosphatase SerB, producing the protein MSKPSATPVLITVTGPDKPGVSSVLFAVLTRHGVDVLDVEQVVIRGRLVLGVLVAARHDPEGLQESVEQAMATVSMHVEVEIGADSKRTARLESSHVIILLGRPVTARAFTEVARLLASLGVNIDAIRGVADYPVTGLELRVSVAQDTADADAALREALAGVSVRVDLDIAVERAGLTRRAKRLVVFDVDSTLIQGEVIEMLAAHVGVEPQVREITEAAMRGELDFAESLRRRVALLEGLDEAVLDEVAASLELTAGARTTVRTLKRLGFRCGVVSGGFTRVVKSLVDDLGLDFCAANELEVVAGKLTGRVVGDIVDRPGKAVALRRFAEQEGVPLAQTVAVGDGANDIDMLGAAGLGIAFNAKPALREVADTALSHPFLDAVLFVLGVTRAEVEAADAADGLELVRP; encoded by the coding sequence GTGAGCAAGCCCAGCGCCACACCCGTCCTGATCACCGTCACCGGCCCGGACAAGCCGGGCGTGTCCTCGGTCCTGTTCGCGGTGTTGACCAGGCACGGCGTGGACGTGCTCGACGTCGAGCAGGTCGTCATCCGCGGACGCCTGGTGCTCGGCGTGCTGGTCGCCGCGCGGCACGACCCGGAGGGCTTGCAGGAGTCCGTGGAGCAGGCGATGGCCACGGTGTCCATGCACGTCGAGGTGGAGATCGGGGCCGACTCGAAGCGCACCGCGCGGCTGGAGTCCAGCCACGTGATCATCCTGCTGGGACGCCCGGTGACGGCGCGGGCGTTCACGGAGGTCGCCCGGCTGCTGGCGTCGCTGGGCGTGAACATCGACGCGATCCGCGGCGTCGCGGACTACCCGGTCACGGGCCTGGAGCTGCGGGTGTCGGTGGCCCAGGACACCGCGGACGCGGACGCGGCGCTGCGCGAGGCGCTGGCCGGGGTGTCGGTCCGGGTCGACCTGGACATCGCGGTGGAGCGGGCCGGGCTGACGCGGCGCGCCAAGCGGCTGGTGGTGTTCGACGTCGACTCGACCCTCATCCAGGGAGAGGTGATCGAGATGCTGGCCGCGCACGTGGGCGTGGAGCCGCAGGTCCGCGAGATCACCGAGGCGGCCATGCGCGGCGAGCTGGACTTCGCGGAGTCGCTGCGCCGCCGGGTGGCCCTGCTGGAGGGCTTGGACGAGGCCGTGCTGGACGAGGTCGCGGCGTCGCTGGAGCTGACGGCGGGCGCGCGGACCACGGTGCGGACGCTGAAGCGGCTCGGGTTCCGCTGCGGCGTGGTGTCCGGCGGGTTCACGCGGGTCGTCAAGTCGCTGGTGGACGACCTGGGCCTGGACTTCTGCGCGGCGAACGAGCTGGAGGTCGTGGCCGGGAAGCTCACCGGGCGGGTCGTCGGCGACATCGTGGACCGGCCGGGCAAGGCGGTGGCGCTGCGCCGGTTCGCCGAGCAGGAGGGCGTGCCGCTGGCGCAGACCGTGGCGGTGGGCGACGGTGCGAACGACATCGACATGCTGGGCGCGGCGGGGCTCGGCATCGCGTTCAACGCCAAGCCCGCGCTGCGTGAGGTGGCGGACACGGCCCTGTCGCACCCGTTCCTGGACGCGG